In Papaver somniferum cultivar HN1 chromosome 9, ASM357369v1, whole genome shotgun sequence, the genomic stretch tgggAAACCATAAGCTGAAACTAATCTTATGGAATTGTTCAAATTTTCTTTAAGTGATGCGAATGTCAGTATGTAGTGGTACTGATATCAGTATGGTTACACCACAACCAGTACATATTAGTAAGTACTGATATcagtatggttacactacaaaaatcactacatactgatatgatattttacactacaaatcactacatactgatatgtagtatcagtatggttacactacaaatcactacatactgatatgtagtatCAGTATGGTTACACAACAAATCACTAAATACTGAAGATGCTTACgctacaatactgacatgtaatatCAGTATGTAATACTACACTACTGGTGATAGATgctgacattttgatagacttaatgacatatttcattattcgaaagaTCAACATAACTACATATTacataatgtttcaaaaaccaaaagatgttctaagaaacaacaaaaacagtaattTCAGTACACTTGTGATGTATGTACTATAAAAGAAACAATTatttaaccaaattcagttggtactgacgaATCAAAAGAAAACAGTAGAATATAACAAGGGCTAGAGAAAAGAATGGTGGAAAGAATAATAGCAACGTCATCGATATCACATTCTGTTGCACGTTCAAAGCCtgtgataaaaataaaaaaaaataaaaagagaaatcaaaacactacttgcttaaaaaTACATTGTATTCTATCATCCTACTCCAAGACATATCTTTAATATGTACTGACTGAAAcacatacctgacacaaaatcattcttcagaaagttcatactgaCGGATAAGAGAGCATGTttccttgttgtgatgagtcttcaaattacagtttgaacacttgacagattttctactagtctcatatGATGATTTAATACGcttcccctttttcctgcctggtggagacctaattacttctgGTGGGAGAACGGTGTcgtctacgtgatactcatcaggcctgtgagaaaaataaagtatcataactacatatgaatatgtacacagtataatatatagttgttttttttttgatattgttcCTCAAAAACAATGtgaaaatgtactgattaaagactcatacctgtcgtggttaggaacaGGTCTAATAACTATTGAATATAGCTcacgaaaagtggtaactttgaagTAATCGTCGACGCAATAAAGTATCCTTCATCCAAATTTACTAATAGttgcagtagcgtgcgagcatggaaaaccataaacgcgtCATCGTTGGaaagtacaagtttttctctctagatctaccatatgagaccTGCACCCACAAAAAACACTCATATTATCTACTGAAtatatacacagtacatattcatatgttatCTTCAGTACACCTTAGATACTAGTTTGGTggatagagattaggggtaaatgctaaccttggagaatgcacttcatagcgcttagcatctgactggctaactttccagggacgaCCAATTTgaatgtgtagttcaagcaaggcttgatacaCAGGGGTTAGAAGTTCTGGGTTCATCAAGACACTCTGTTCAtgacgttctgacatcatttccatcatacgtagCCTACATGACAAAGGAATATCAGTCTATTATACTACAttatacgtagattaacagaacacATATGCTtatactgttacaaaaagaaaactaataaaatcttaaaactacatataagcttgtactgtgactaaagaaactgatacaaacctgataAAGTCAACAAACGCAGCAGCATGTAACTTCTTCTCGCGGTTAATCCAGTtattgaacgattcagcaacgctTGAAGAAGTCTGACCATAACTACAACCCTTGAAGAACGCACTGGATCACTTTTCCTTTGGAATGTTGCGAcagtagtcagcaacccaagaccttcccaaattaaccatttcttggaGAGCTTCTTCatatgttgcaggagaaagagcatatgtcgcctttcggaaagcatAAGTCACTTCtttatacttttcgtcagactttgcgataggtaagtttttgtccaagtggaagtaacaatatcatcattcaaagcctctttcagattcttgaaaaaCCACTCCTAGTTGTCATTAGTTTCACCAGATACTAAACCAAACGCGAGGGGATAAAAACCTGTAAAAGGAATTATTAATTATGTTAAGAAAATGCTAAAAGGAAAACAATAACCAACTacttgacactacatattgacaatCAGTATGGTTTATATCATACTCggtaaggtcaatatgtagtatggtttacctctttgttgatatgtgaaaagcTGACCTCGTACTCAGGaaggtcaatatgtagtagtATCCTCATTGTCAGTATTGTAGTAAAAATGAGTGATCTAattaccagacactacatatatataaaaaagaaaaaaaacaattaccttgattgccattaagacatgttgctgccatgagaccttctctaaaagttccagtgagaaatgtaAAATCACAAAATATCATCGGACGACATAGTTTATAGCCCTCtctacaagctccaaagcaaacaaaaagtctgttgaatctttttgtagcatcattaaagtcgaaatcaataaatgacccggggtttgtttccctaacagcattcacccaccaagcaagatcgGTGTTAGACTTGACAtaattaccaaaaatctgtttatgcgacaactcaagtgcatgatatgcgtggtgatactggatgTCAATCCCGCCAGCAACTTTAATATAATCTACGATCTCTGCTGGCcttatgcgagggttgtgcctgacacgctcatgaattagactgtttTTTCATGAGTTTTCTCataactcttggattcttcaacgTATAACCTCCACCGCAGGTGTGCCTTCCctcatattcctttatcttaaaaacatcaatagaactaccaatggcagttgcaTGTAGCCTCCATGAAAAACCTTTGACGATGCATACGGaggtgaatctctcaaggtcattcttcttcataattacctcatatccacttctcatgcagtatttttggcatgtTAAACGTacgacatcaacaccaccatagaataattgttccgtatcatcaaaaatcttctcccaaccatctgaaaaaaacacATTTGGAACCTCTTTACCATCTTTCAAATAACTgttctttgcactgacaactaagtctgcattactgtcaacttccatacgcctagaaGAACTAGATGCGCCAGCTGAAATTACAtccacctgcaaatcaaagaaagccgATTTCTTTGCAGAATGTAATGCAGCGATGCTCTGGAGCGTTACGtcggcaagaataggaactatcgcttgattctgtaaatagttaaccagaatagtcgatggagtcaaccagctccacatattacagatgaaAAATTTCAAATACACTAAAGTAGAAGACGATGTAACCAAATATGAAAAATGGTATTGTTTATGATATACATGAGAATAGCAAGAGAAATCTGATTCGGGAGTAACGTCAGACATGTTTACCCTGtaaaaaaattatccaaaaattAACTATTGGTAATATATATATTGATATCATATCAAGTATTGGTAtcatacatattgacatgtactgagtcTTAAAAAGAGTCCCTGTATGGATATGTGTTGTATCATTTCGATATGTATTGACATGTTTTATGCattacgtattgacatgtactgtctcatattgatatgtattggcatctactgtaggATGAAAAAGAGAGCATgatatatgcagtacgtattggtatgtaacatgtaggaTAAATACCATAcattttacaacatatcaatatgtaccttGCCTATGAAtaatgtattggcatctactgtaggATGAAAAGAGATCATgatatatgcagtacgtattggtatgtaacataTAGGATAAAATACCatatattttacaacatatcaatatgtaccgtGCCTATGAATAAATATGTTCCATATATTTTGAGAATCATGATCATATCAACAAAAAAACATACTAACATGAAGACCAGTATGAATAAATAGTTCATCACTACACTAAAGAAATTGGAAGTTAATTATGTGGCTATGAATAAATATGTTCCTATACAAAAATCAGATTACAAAAGAAACtaaacagaacagcagcagagaaaaggtgATTACACAAACAcacttgttcgaatctgagatcaACCTAATTCGAATCtgagatacctaattgaaacacacaaaaatcacaaaaattaCTTAAGAAAATCCAGCGAAAACTGAATTGAACAATGTAAATCATCataaaactgaaatcataaaagaaaagataacaatgtacatcaagATTTCAAAGAACAACAGCAGATGAATCgtcataaacctaattattcatcaagatttcAAAGAAACAACATCAGAGGGagatgattaaaaagataaaTACCTTGTACGAATCTGAGATAAAGCTAATTCGAAGCTCAGATGAACCTAATTCGAAGCTGAGAGGAACCTTATTGAAAGACACTACCAGAAACTGAGATGAACCAAAACACAGCAGCAGAGAAAACGAGAGACTGGATCTGAGATGaaaaagaggaaagaaactgAGTTTGAATGTGATTTGTTCGTTATATACAGTTGCAGAAGGGTATGTTGGGCATATTGGAAAGTACATCTTGTGTCAAACACACGTGTCTGGACTAAGGAATAAagattctggtccaaaaacatgtttttgggcCAGCGGATAATTTTATTCTGGGGGTGGACTACACATTAACCGGTCCTGGATTTTCTGGACTAAACAATAATTCCTAGTTTAGAAAAAAGTGGAAAATATATAGGTTAGAAAATCAAACATTAACACTTAATGTTATAGAATAATTATATGGTGAATTGGTGATGAACCACCATTCCGCTAATTAATTGTAGTCTGGCACTTGGTACCCACTTCATTGGTGTTAATTTTGTAACTCTTGTAACACCCTTATTCTAGGTGTAATTGGTGATTTAATGGTATAGTTATTTCCCTTATGGAGAAAGCCTATATAAGAGGTCTCTTCCTCCTTTATAAAGacacaacaaaatcaacaaagtTTCTCTTCTTATACTACTCTATTTGTTCTCACATTAGTCTCTCTATTTATTTATTCTACGTTATCAGCATCCGGCTCTCATTAACGGTAAGAAATTGAAATATAATTTCTATTAAAATAAGTTTTATATTGCTAATTTGTTACTCATATTATTTTTACagaaaaaaatagaataaaaataaataaaatagtaaaaacgttttctcaagatatgcaaatattttgatttatttgtttaattattttgagaaatattcatgaaaatataaatcatacaattttgattttatttatttattttgctttgttgtttatatacatattttatttgtGGTGTGTGAATAAAAAAGTTAATATTTTTCGTGTTCTCAGACCatgtcaaatttctcaaaattagaATTTGTTGCTCTTAACTTGTTGGGGGAGAACTACTTGTCATGGATTCTTGATGTTAAGATCCATCTTAATACGATGAATTTGGGAAACACTATAATTGAATGAAACGATGAATCCTTGGAGGATCGTTTAAAAGCCATGATTTTCCTTCGTCGCCATCTTGACGAGGCATTGAAATCCCAATAGTTAACAGTGGAAGATCCATACTCTTTGTGGTTTGACTTGAAAGATCGATATCACCACCAGAAAACCATCATACTCCCCGAACTCGACATGAGTGGATAAACTTGCGTTTGAATATTTTAAGATGGTAAGTGACTATAACTCTGAATTTTTCCGCATTGTTTCCCGTTTAAGATTATGGAGAGAAgttttaaatgaaaatgatcatttaGAAAAGACTTATTCAAATTTTCATGCTTTAAATGTTCTCTTGCAGAGAAGAGATTTGAAAAATACTCATAATTAATTTCATGTCCTTGTGGCGGAGAAAAACAATGAACTATTGATGAAATATCATCAGTCTCATCCCACTGAAACTGTAGCAACACCTAAAGTGAATGCCAGTTCATCTCGTGAGCGTGGGAAGGGTCATTGGCATGGACCTAAGTGCCACATTGGCAAGAAAAATGGTGGTCATAATAATGCCAAAAAGGATAACAACAACAACCTTTCTCAAGATAAGGGGAAGGGAAAGGGTTCACAAAACAAGCCCAAGGAAAACAAAGAGACTAGTTGTTTCCGCTGTGGCATGCAAGGACATTGGTGTCATGTCTGTCGTACTGCCAAGCATCTGGTTGATCTATACCAGGCATCTCTTAAGGCAAAAAGAAATAATGTCGAAATGAATTTTTCTAATTTTGAGAATGGGGAGACTACCCACTTCGATATTTCATATTTCCTTCTCCAGGAGTACGACAATGAATCTTAAACATATATATTGGCATAGGATTCCCATTTCCCTAAAGACAATTTCACTATTGTTGGTTAGTATTTGTTTTTCTGCAATGGTGTGTTTAGTTATTTTGTTTTGCAATGGTTATTTGGTTGAACTTTGGTTTCATGTAGTTTTGCttcctaatgaatttatgtttaaCTTTGAGGTATACCTAAATTTCTCTTATTAATTTATTTCTAATTTAGATATGGATGCTAAAGGCTTGAGAACTTTGAATGCAAGTGATAAGGTCATGTGTCTTGCAGATAGTGCAACGACAGATATAATTCTCCGAGATAAGAGATTTTTTTTAAGTCTAAAACTAGCCAACGCTAATGTTAGTATCATTTCGGGAGTATCAAAAATAATCGACGGTTCCGGAAGAGATGTTATATTATTACCTAATTGTACAAAATTAAATATCCAAGATGCCTTATATTCTAGAAAATCCACTAGAAATTTGCTTTCTTTTAAAGATATTCGTCAAAATGGATATCATATTAAGACTATTAGCGAATataatattgaatatctttgtatAACTTCTATTTTCTCAGGCAAGAAATGCGTGTTAGAAAAGCTTCCGACTTTTGCATCTGGATTATACCACACTAGCATAATAGAAAAACACCTTTCAATATTTGATCCAAAGATTTTTAAACTTTCGCATGACCATGTTGGTCATCCAGGATCTACGATGATGCGTAGGGCTATAGAAAACTAACATGGTCATTCTTTAAGGAATCAAAAAAATCCTTACACCTCATGATTTTCCTTGCTATGCATGCTCTCAAGGAAAATTAATAATTAGACCATCTCCAACAAAGGTTGGTATTGAGGCACCTAATTTCTTACAAAGAATTCAAGGAGACATATGTCGACCTATCCATCCTCCTTGTGGACCATTTAGATATTTTATGGTCCTAATTGATGCATCAACCCGATGGTCTCATGTTTTCCTACTTTCAAGTCGTACAGTAGCTTTTGCAAGATTACTTGTTCAAATCATACGACTAAGGGAACAATTTACAGATCACCCCATTACGACTATTCGTCTTGATAATGCTGATGAATTTACGTCTAATGCATTTGATGATTATTGCATGTCAATTGGAATTGACGTTGAGCATCTTGTTGCTTACACGCAAACCCAAAATGGTTTAGCAGAGTCTTTTATTAAACGATTACAATTAATCGCTCAACCATTAATTTTTCGGTCTAAATTACCAATTTCTGCTTGGGGTCATGCAATTTTACATTAGGAAGCGCTGGTGTGTATCCGACCTACCAATTATCATATCTACTCACATGTACAACTTGTATTTGGACAACAATCAAATATTTCACATTTAAGAATTTTTGGTTGCGTTGTATATGTCCCAATAGCCCCTCCATAAAGGACTAAGATGGGCCCACAACGTCGACTTGGATTTTACGTTGGTTTTGACTCTTCATCAGTAATCAGATTCCTGGAACCATTAACAGGAGATATTTTTAAGGCACGTTTTGCAGACTGCCATTTTGATGAGTCAaatttcccgtcgttagggggacaAAAGCTAAAACTTGAGGAACGTCGTGAAATTTCATGGAATACTCCCTCTATAGCGCACCTTGATCCTCTCACTAGTCAATGTGAACTTGAGTTCCAAAGGAtcataaatttgaaaaatattgcGAATAGAATGTCTGATGCATTCACGGACACAGGTAgagtaactgaaaaagcgggggtacaacaaccatacccaatatttcgcttaacat encodes the following:
- the LOC113312030 gene encoding uncharacterized protein LOC113312030 gives rise to the protein MKYHQSHPTETVATPKVNASSSRERGKGHWHGPKCHIGKKNGGHNNAKKDNNNNLSQDKGKGKGSQNKPKENKETSCFRCGMQGHWCHVCRTAKHLVDLYQASLKAKRNNVEMNFSNFENGETTHFDISYFLLQEYDNES
- the LOC113312031 gene encoding uncharacterized protein LOC113312031, with protein sequence MGPQRRLGFYVGFDSSSVIRFLEPLTGDIFKARFADCHFDESNFPSLGGQKLKLEERREISWNTPSIAHLDPLTSQCELEFQRIINLKNIANRMSDAFTDTARVIVSAGQNDVSEPRLKTARPIGAKDSVPWKKGKDVGIPENTTSTKSMIYESEIIAHQEEEIPGNK